A window of the Streptomyces sp. NBC_00454 genome harbors these coding sequences:
- a CDS encoding exopolysaccharide biosynthesis polyprenyl glycosylphosphotransferase, with protein MDSAPARHTGQGGTGPAGSSTGTSTAGTAAGIASAGSATMAGTAMAGATMASTTTAGTATVGEGSGAAGSGSTAVRRTVTAIHPPRGPRADRARPAVRSRRIRRRDGVLPLLTADALAVLATAASLPGLELPSGAAGPAAALLPLLLAALHAQAGLYRPRFAPSALLDLPALVGRAAVLWCGAAAALAAFAPPAALTWVALLSAVCLQAVLACAGRGFVNQLRRRTRVRRPASALVVGPAAGAGAVAAALHGRPEYGLRPVGLADTGAAEDGGAGVPVLATHEDIRRAVIQNSVRHAVFTRPPEADERTASLVRLFHDHGCRLWLADPAGTAKVTGMRVASPADQLWGYAVQPLLPRPARPVERYAKRVIDSSLAALALLAAAPVMGACALAVRVSDGPGVIFRQERVGLYGRPFTLLKFRTLRADAHESATRWTVAGDCRMSPVGSFLRKSSLDELPQLWNVVRGDMSLVGPRPERPFFVAKFSSVHPGYEARHRMPVGITGLAQINGLRGDTSIEDRARFDNHYIDTWSLWQDLWILARTAASFFRFRLGGS; from the coding sequence ATGGACAGCGCACCCGCCCGGCACACCGGGCAGGGCGGCACGGGGCCCGCTGGAAGCAGTACCGGTACCAGCACGGCCGGCACCGCCGCGGGCATCGCCTCCGCGGGCAGTGCCACGATGGCCGGTACCGCCATGGCCGGTGCCACGATGGCCAGTACCACCACGGCCGGTACCGCCACGGTCGGCGAGGGCTCCGGCGCCGCCGGCTCCGGTTCCACCGCCGTCCGCCGTACCGTCACCGCCATCCACCCGCCGCGCGGGCCCAGGGCCGACCGGGCCCGGCCGGCCGTCCGGTCGCGGCGGATCCGGCGCCGCGACGGGGTCCTGCCGCTGCTGACCGCCGACGCACTGGCCGTCCTGGCGACCGCCGCCTCCCTCCCCGGGCTGGAGCTGCCGAGCGGGGCGGCCGGACCGGCCGCCGCCCTGCTGCCCCTCCTGCTGGCCGCGCTGCACGCGCAGGCCGGCCTGTACCGGCCGCGGTTCGCCCCCTCCGCGCTCCTCGACCTGCCCGCGCTGGTCGGGCGGGCCGCCGTCCTGTGGTGCGGGGCCGCCGCCGCCCTGGCCGCCTTCGCCCCGCCCGCCGCCCTGACCTGGGTGGCGCTGCTCTCGGCCGTCTGCCTCCAGGCCGTACTGGCCTGCGCGGGACGCGGGTTCGTCAACCAGCTCCGCCGCCGCACCCGCGTCCGCCGGCCCGCCTCCGCGCTCGTCGTCGGACCCGCCGCCGGAGCCGGCGCCGTCGCCGCGGCCCTGCACGGCCGCCCCGAGTACGGGCTGCGCCCCGTGGGGCTCGCCGACACCGGCGCCGCCGAGGACGGGGGCGCGGGGGTCCCCGTACTCGCCACCCACGAGGACATCCGCCGGGCCGTCATCCAGAACTCCGTGCGCCACGCGGTCTTCACGCGCCCGCCCGAGGCCGACGAGCGCACCGCCTCCCTGGTGCGGCTCTTCCACGACCACGGCTGCCGGCTCTGGCTCGCCGACCCGGCCGGTACCGCCAAGGTCACCGGCATGCGCGTCGCGTCCCCCGCCGACCAGCTGTGGGGGTACGCCGTCCAGCCGCTGCTGCCGCGTCCCGCCCGGCCGGTCGAGCGGTACGCGAAGCGGGTCATCGACTCCTCGCTCGCCGCGCTCGCACTGCTGGCCGCGGCCCCCGTGATGGGCGCCTGCGCCCTGGCCGTACGGGTCTCCGACGGGCCGGGGGTGATCTTCCGGCAGGAGCGGGTCGGCCTGTACGGGCGCCCCTTCACCCTGCTGAAGTTCCGTACCCTGCGCGCCGACGCGCACGAGTCCGCCACCCGCTGGACGGTGGCCGGCGACTGCCGGATGAGCCCGGTCGGCTCCTTCCTGCGCAAGTCCTCGCTGGACGAGCTGCCGCAGCTGTGGAACGTGGTCCGGGGTGACATGAGCCTGGTCGGTCCGCGCCCCGAACGGCCTTTCTTCGTGGCCAAGTTCAGCAGCGTCCACCCCGGGTACGAGGCCCGTCACCGGATGCCGGTCGGCATCACCGGCCTCGCCCAGATCAACGGCCTGCGCGGGGACACCTCCATCGAGGACCGGGCCCGCTTCGACAACCACTACATCGACACCTGGTCGCTGTGGCAGGACCTGTGGATCCTGGCCCGCACCGCGGCCTCCTTCTTCCGCTTCAGGCTGGGGGGCAGCTGA
- a CDS encoding polysaccharide deacetylase family protein — MSADTETAPPAAVVPPRRAASPWVLMYHSVAEFTDPAEDPYGITVTPHALEAQLLWLRSRGLRGVSVGELLRARAAGRGAGLVGLTFDDGYTDFLTRALPLLRRYDCTATLFVLPGRLGVDNVWDPLGPRKALLTAEGIREVAAAGQEIGSHGLLHQDLTAAADDVLQQELRGSRELIRELTGTLPAGFCYPYGHLDARVVSATRDAGYAYACAIAPGRLAGPHAMPRTHISQADGGPRLRIKQARHQVRELRRAVHW, encoded by the coding sequence ATGTCCGCTGACACCGAAACGGCGCCCCCCGCCGCAGTGGTCCCCCCGCGCCGGGCCGCGTCCCCGTGGGTCCTGATGTACCACTCCGTCGCCGAGTTCACCGATCCCGCCGAGGACCCGTACGGCATCACCGTCACCCCGCACGCGCTGGAGGCCCAGCTGCTGTGGCTGCGCTCCCGCGGCCTGCGCGGGGTGTCCGTCGGCGAGCTGCTCCGGGCCCGCGCGGCCGGACGCGGCGCCGGGCTGGTCGGCCTGACCTTCGACGACGGCTACACCGACTTCCTGACCCGCGCGCTGCCGCTGCTGCGCCGCTACGACTGCACCGCCACCCTCTTCGTCCTGCCGGGCAGGCTCGGCGTCGACAACGTGTGGGACCCGCTCGGCCCCCGCAAGGCCCTGCTCACCGCCGAGGGCATCCGCGAAGTCGCCGCCGCCGGGCAGGAGATCGGCTCGCACGGGCTGCTCCACCAGGACCTCACCGCAGCCGCGGACGACGTGCTCCAGCAGGAGCTGCGCGGCAGCCGCGAGCTGATCCGGGAGCTCACCGGGACCCTGCCCGCCGGATTCTGCTACCCGTACGGGCACCTCGACGCCCGCGTCGTCTCCGCGACCCGGGACGCCGGGTACGCGTACGCCTGCGCGATCGCCCCCGGACGGCTGGCCGGGCCGCACGCGATGCCCCGTACGCACATCAGCCAGGCCGACGGCGGCCCGCGGCTGCGCATCAAGCAGGCCCGCCACCAGGTCCGGGAGCTGCGGCGGGCGGTGCACTGGTGA
- a CDS encoding GNAT family N-acetyltransferase, with protein sequence MTSGSAGPLSVTLCRDPRQFAALEEPWNRLVRNCPTATPFQSHAWLHSWWLSYGKDGRLRIVLVRRGEELVGAAALMLVHRPLPLLVPLGGGITDYFDVLVAAECSDQVVPALANGLHRAARGAVVDLREVRPGAAAEALCAAWPGITAKLTDSTCMELPAMPFDELVKRMPASGAQRVRAKLRKTDAAGIEEREVTEQEVPRAVRTLLRLHEKQWRGRGVTPEHLKPRFAEHLTRATRRMVRAGEGRLAEFRLDGKVVAANLTLLSGALSGGYLYGADPDLRDRKVDVATLLLRYETGRAHAEGRPVVSFLRGDEPYKNHWRPRTVVNQRFLLATTALAPLLRLHESQVTGRERAVDALREALPAARDWRARLNELRVR encoded by the coding sequence ATGACCTCGGGCTCCGCAGGGCCCCTGTCGGTGACGCTGTGCCGCGATCCCCGGCAGTTCGCCGCGCTGGAAGAGCCGTGGAACCGGCTCGTACGGAACTGTCCCACCGCCACCCCCTTCCAGAGCCATGCCTGGCTCCACTCCTGGTGGCTGTCCTACGGCAAGGACGGCCGGCTGCGGATCGTGCTCGTGCGGCGCGGGGAGGAACTGGTCGGCGCGGCCGCGCTGATGCTCGTACACCGGCCGCTGCCGCTGCTCGTGCCGCTCGGCGGGGGCATCACCGACTACTTCGACGTGCTCGTGGCCGCCGAATGTTCCGACCAGGTCGTCCCGGCGCTGGCCAACGGCCTGCACCGGGCCGCCCGGGGCGCGGTCGTCGACCTGCGCGAGGTGCGGCCCGGCGCGGCCGCCGAGGCCCTCTGCGCGGCGTGGCCCGGGATCACCGCCAAGCTCACCGACTCCACCTGCATGGAGCTGCCGGCCATGCCGTTCGACGAGCTCGTCAAGCGGATGCCGGCTTCCGGCGCGCAGCGGGTGCGGGCCAAGCTCCGCAAGACCGACGCGGCCGGGATCGAGGAGCGCGAGGTCACTGAACAGGAAGTGCCGCGTGCCGTACGGACGTTGCTGCGGCTGCACGAGAAGCAGTGGCGCGGCCGCGGGGTGACCCCCGAGCACCTCAAGCCGCGCTTCGCCGAGCACCTGACCCGGGCCACCCGGCGGATGGTGCGGGCCGGGGAGGGCCGGCTGGCCGAGTTCCGGCTCGACGGCAAGGTGGTGGCCGCCAACCTCACCCTGCTCTCGGGTGCGTTGAGCGGCGGCTATCTCTACGGGGCCGACCCGGACCTGCGGGACCGCAAGGTCGACGTGGCGACGCTGCTGCTGCGCTACGAGACCGGCCGCGCGCACGCCGAAGGCCGCCCGGTGGTGAGCTTCCTGCGCGGCGACGAACCGTACAAGAACCACTGGCGGCCGCGGACGGTGGTCAACCAGCGCTTCCTGCTGGCCACCACGGCGCTCGCGCCCCTGCTGCGACTGCACGAGTCGCAGGTGACGGGGCGCGAGCGGGCGGTGGACGCGCTGCGGGAGGCGCTGCCGGCCGCCAGGGACTGGCGGGCGCGGCTCAACGAACTGCGGGTCCGATGA
- a CDS encoding glycosyltransferase family 4 protein: MLHLVQPVDGGVARVVVDLVRAQSAAGLRTVVGCPRGGQLAEAARAAGAEVLTWRAGRAPGPGLAAEVLGARRVIGRVRPDILHAHSAKAGLAGRLAVRGAVPTVFQPHAWSFDAVGGATAALALRWERFGARWADRVLCVSEAERRTGESEGIAARWSVIRNGVDLDHFRPGGPDPVRDKAGARAELPLPAAFQGDGPLAVCVGRICLQKGQDILLRAWPELLGAVPGARLALVGDGPDMERLRRAAPPGVHFAGAARDIRPWLRAADLVVLPSRWEGMALAPLEAMACGRPVLVSDVSGARESLPPGQGRLCLVEPEDPTALAKALVGLLAEPRLLAELGEQAQRHARMEFDVRRTTDAVTGLYHELLGRPRPLNQERISR, translated from the coding sequence GTGCTGCACCTCGTCCAGCCCGTGGACGGCGGGGTCGCCCGCGTCGTCGTCGACCTCGTCCGCGCCCAGTCCGCCGCCGGGCTGCGGACCGTCGTGGGCTGCCCGCGCGGCGGACAGCTCGCCGAAGCCGCCCGCGCCGCCGGGGCGGAGGTGCTCACCTGGCGTGCCGGACGGGCCCCCGGGCCGGGGCTCGCCGCCGAAGTGCTCGGCGCCCGCCGCGTGATCGGCCGGGTCCGGCCCGACATCCTGCACGCCCACAGCGCCAAGGCCGGGCTCGCCGGGAGGCTCGCCGTGCGCGGCGCCGTCCCGACCGTGTTCCAGCCGCACGCCTGGTCCTTCGACGCCGTCGGCGGGGCCACCGCCGCGCTCGCCCTGCGCTGGGAGCGGTTCGGAGCCCGCTGGGCCGACCGGGTGCTCTGCGTCAGCGAGGCCGAACGCCGGACGGGGGAGTCCGAGGGGATCGCCGCCCGCTGGTCGGTGATCCGCAACGGCGTCGACCTCGACCACTTCCGGCCCGGAGGCCCGGACCCGGTGCGCGACAAGGCCGGGGCGCGCGCCGAACTGCCGTTGCCCGCCGCCTTCCAGGGCGACGGGCCGCTCGCCGTCTGCGTCGGCCGGATCTGCCTGCAGAAGGGGCAGGACATCCTGCTGCGGGCCTGGCCCGAGCTGCTCGGAGCCGTTCCCGGAGCCCGTCTCGCACTGGTCGGGGACGGCCCCGACATGGAACGGCTGCGCCGCGCGGCACCGCCCGGAGTCCACTTCGCGGGAGCCGCCCGCGACATCCGACCGTGGCTTCGGGCCGCCGATCTCGTTGTACTGCCGTCGCGGTGGGAAGGCATGGCGCTCGCCCCGCTCGAAGCCATGGCCTGTGGCCGCCCGGTCCTGGTCTCCGACGTCAGCGGTGCGCGGGAGAGCCTGCCCCCCGGGCAGGGGCGGCTGTGCCTGGTGGAGCCGGAGGACCCGACGGCGCTGGCCAAGGCCCTCGTAGGGCTGCTGGCCGAGCCGCGGCTGCTCGCCGAACTCGGGGAGCAGGCCCAGCGGCACGCGCGGATGGAATTCGACGTGCGGCGGACCACGGACGCGGTCACCGGTCTGTACCACGAACTGCTGGGCAGGCCCCGGCCCTTGAACCAGGAGCGCATCAGCCGATGA
- the murJ gene encoding murein biosynthesis integral membrane protein MurJ, whose product MTDTTPWRRPAAAATEVAATAGRPPHPPVPAPALPPAGPADADSGAAPARSALAGAGSGLAKAAAVTAGLTAAGAVFGLVRDQTIAHLFGAGHDSDAFLISWTVPEMASTLLIEDAMALLMVPAFSHALARRAASRAGLTRREARAQDPVRLLVGATLPRLVVLLAAVASVLIVAAPLVVGILAPGLPDPGLAVECTRMTALTVLSFGVAGYFSAALRAHRSFVPPAAIYVSYNVGIIGTMVALHALWGVRAAAAGVAVGGVLMALVQLPAFIRNVGFGPPRAKGAPRSQRDRDRPTLIAFGVIAPVIFFAVFRQSQVLVERFLAASLPPGAISHLNYAQKVAQMPMVLSLMICTVTFPVVAQAMAGGEREKARRRVERDLALASLAVLMGTALVIGYAPQIIQVLFERGAFTHQDTLATASVMRVYGLGLLGHCLVGALSRPFFSTARPTWFPALAMGAGLLVNIVAGAFAVGWWGTYGIAAANAAGISTTAVLLLTGLGTRIIAIQVRRVAVSIGRLSVAAFAACVTGWIAGPMIPDPLVSAALGCLLVPAMFGATGMAIRALEVTALPGQIAQLTAQLTSQLTQRFRNVR is encoded by the coding sequence GTGACGGATACCACGCCCTGGCGGCGGCCCGCAGCCGCGGCGACCGAGGTCGCCGCGACTGCGGGCCGTCCGCCGCACCCGCCGGTCCCGGCCCCGGCCCTGCCGCCGGCCGGCCCCGCCGATGCCGACTCCGGCGCCGCGCCGGCCCGTTCGGCGCTCGCAGGCGCGGGCAGCGGACTGGCGAAGGCGGCCGCCGTCACCGCCGGGCTGACCGCCGCCGGGGCGGTGTTCGGACTGGTGCGGGACCAGACCATCGCGCACCTCTTCGGGGCCGGGCACGACAGCGACGCCTTCCTGATCTCCTGGACCGTCCCGGAGATGGCCTCGACGCTGCTCATCGAGGACGCCATGGCGCTGCTGATGGTGCCCGCGTTCAGCCACGCCCTGGCCCGCCGGGCCGCCAGCCGGGCCGGGCTCACCCGCAGGGAGGCCCGCGCGCAGGACCCCGTACGGCTGCTCGTCGGGGCGACCCTGCCCCGGCTGGTCGTGCTGCTGGCCGCCGTGGCCTCCGTGCTCATCGTCGCCGCGCCCCTGGTCGTGGGGATCCTCGCACCAGGGCTGCCCGATCCCGGGCTGGCCGTCGAATGCACCCGGATGACCGCCCTGACCGTGCTGTCCTTCGGGGTCGCCGGATACTTCAGCGCCGCACTGCGGGCCCACCGGTCCTTCGTGCCTCCCGCCGCGATCTACGTCTCGTACAACGTGGGGATCATCGGGACCATGGTGGCCCTGCACGCCCTGTGGGGGGTGCGCGCCGCTGCCGCGGGGGTGGCCGTCGGCGGGGTGCTGATGGCGCTGGTCCAACTGCCGGCCTTCATCCGCAACGTGGGCTTCGGCCCGCCCCGCGCCAAGGGTGCGCCGCGCAGCCAGCGGGACCGGGACCGGCCGACCCTGATCGCCTTCGGGGTCATCGCCCCAGTCATCTTCTTCGCCGTCTTCCGGCAGTCGCAGGTCCTGGTCGAGCGGTTCCTCGCCGCCTCGCTGCCCCCCGGCGCCATCTCGCACCTGAACTACGCGCAGAAGGTCGCGCAGATGCCGATGGTGCTGTCCCTGATGATCTGCACGGTCACCTTCCCCGTCGTCGCCCAGGCCATGGCCGGCGGGGAGCGGGAGAAGGCCCGGCGGCGGGTCGAACGGGACCTGGCGCTGGCCTCGCTCGCCGTGCTCATGGGGACCGCGCTCGTCATCGGATACGCGCCCCAGATCATCCAAGTGCTCTTCGAACGCGGGGCCTTCACCCACCAGGACACCCTCGCCACCGCCTCCGTCATGCGGGTCTACGGCCTGGGGCTGCTCGGCCACTGCCTCGTCGGGGCGCTGTCCCGGCCCTTCTTCTCGACCGCCCGGCCCACCTGGTTCCCGGCGCTCGCGATGGGCGCCGGACTCCTCGTCAACATCGTCGCCGGAGCCTTCGCCGTCGGCTGGTGGGGCACCTACGGGATCGCCGCCGCCAACGCGGCCGGGATCTCCACCACCGCCGTGCTCCTGCTCACCGGACTCGGTACCCGGATCATCGCCATCCAGGTCCGCCGGGTCGCCGTCTCCATCGGACGGCTCTCCGTCGCGGCCTTCGCGGCCTGCGTCACCGGCTGGATCGCCGGGCCGATGATCCCCGACCCGCTGGTCAGCGCCGCGCTCGGCTGCCTGCTCGTCCCCGCCATGTTCGGAGCCACGGGCATGGCCATACGGGCGCTGGAAGTCACCGCCCTGCCCGGCCAGATCGCCCAGCTCACCGCTCAGCTCACCTCCCAGCTCACCCAGAGGTTCCGCAATGTCCGCTGA
- a CDS encoding glycosyltransferase — protein sequence MLHIITGLGVGGAEQQLRLLLRHMPMQCDVLTLTNPGPVAEGLRADGVRVVHLGMRGNRDLGALPRMARFIRRGRYDLVHTHLYRACVYGRFAARLAGVGRTVATEHSLGDGEIEGRPLSAGVRALYLASERLGVATVAVSDTVAARLEAWGVPAARVHVVPNGIEAVRFRFDEGVRRATRARTGLPERAFVVGGVGRLVPGKRFDVLVRAVAALPGAHLLLAGDGPERATLRRLAAELGAQSRIHLLGERDPLGDSADGRTPGIPALLAAMDVFVSPSREEAFGLAVVEALAAGLPVLHVTCPAIDDLPAAQAPGARRIGTGTEELVAALRGHMEAGVRRLPPPAVVRRYDIARSAAQLLSVYELALAAPPGPADPPTPKRPPKRGPESTPTPSGRHVHG from the coding sequence ATGCTGCACATCATCACGGGCCTGGGCGTCGGCGGCGCCGAACAGCAACTGCGCCTGCTGCTGCGGCACATGCCGATGCAGTGCGACGTCCTGACGCTGACCAACCCGGGCCCGGTGGCGGAAGGCCTGCGCGCCGACGGGGTCCGGGTCGTCCACCTCGGGATGCGCGGCAACCGCGACCTCGGGGCGCTGCCGAGGATGGCCCGATTCATCAGGCGGGGCCGCTACGACCTCGTGCACACCCACCTCTACCGGGCCTGCGTGTACGGGCGCTTCGCGGCCCGCCTCGCGGGCGTGGGCCGCACCGTGGCCACCGAACATTCCCTGGGGGACGGCGAGATCGAGGGCCGGCCGCTGTCGGCCGGGGTACGGGCGCTGTACCTGGCGAGCGAACGGCTGGGCGTTGCCACCGTGGCCGTGTCGGACACGGTGGCGGCCCGGCTGGAGGCCTGGGGCGTGCCGGCCGCGCGGGTCCACGTGGTGCCGAACGGGATCGAAGCCGTGCGGTTCCGCTTCGACGAGGGCGTACGCCGGGCCACCCGGGCCCGGACCGGACTGCCCGAGCGGGCGTTCGTCGTCGGCGGGGTCGGGCGGCTGGTTCCGGGCAAGCGCTTCGACGTACTGGTCCGCGCGGTGGCGGCGCTGCCGGGCGCACACCTGCTGCTCGCCGGGGACGGGCCGGAGCGGGCCACGCTGCGCCGGCTGGCCGCCGAACTGGGCGCGCAGAGCCGGATCCACCTGCTGGGGGAGCGGGATCCGCTGGGCGACAGCGCGGACGGGCGCACGCCCGGGATCCCGGCGCTGCTCGCCGCGATGGACGTCTTCGTGTCCCCGTCGCGGGAGGAGGCGTTCGGGCTGGCCGTCGTGGAAGCCCTGGCGGCGGGTCTGCCCGTCCTGCACGTCACCTGCCCGGCGATCGACGACCTCCCGGCGGCGCAGGCACCGGGGGCGCGCCGGATCGGCACGGGCACCGAGGAACTGGTCGCCGCGCTGCGGGGGCACATGGAAGCGGGCGTCCGCAGGCTGCCGCCGCCCGCGGTGGTGCGGCGCTACGACATCGCACGGAGCGCGGCGCAGCTGCTGTCCGTGTACGAGCTCGCGCTGGCCGCTCCGCCGGGGCCGGCTGATCCACCCACTCCGAAGAGGCCCCCGAAGCGGGGGCCCGAGAGCACTCCCACCCCTTCAGGAAGGCACGTACATGGCTGA
- a CDS encoding lipopolysaccharide biosynthesis protein codes for MADTADQKKPTRRRRVRLAPPAWWPLPAAALLGLAAGGAYGVLKAPEYAATSYVVAVPNETTEPATALGFAQAYARIATSSSTLAYAQPRAGIGVQQLRTQVRAETSPESPMIAITGTSKSASGAADIANAVADALSLSSNQAAKNTGVQLLLFSQAVAPSDPASASAPLSGAVGLCAGGLLGGLWMLARPARRRTREEAAEAVVPVVAGEFASLPAQGDHSETKEKESVR; via the coding sequence ATGGCTGACACCGCCGATCAGAAGAAGCCCACCCGCCGTCGCCGGGTACGGCTGGCGCCGCCCGCCTGGTGGCCCCTGCCGGCCGCCGCGCTGCTGGGGCTGGCCGCGGGCGGGGCGTACGGGGTGCTCAAGGCGCCCGAGTACGCCGCCACCAGCTACGTCGTCGCCGTGCCGAACGAGACCACCGAGCCGGCCACCGCGCTGGGCTTCGCCCAGGCCTACGCCCGCATCGCGACCAGCAGTTCGACCCTCGCGTACGCGCAGCCCCGCGCGGGCATCGGCGTGCAGCAGCTGCGCACGCAGGTCCGCGCCGAAACCTCCCCCGAGTCCCCGATGATCGCCATCACGGGGACCTCGAAGAGCGCGAGCGGGGCCGCCGACATCGCGAACGCGGTGGCCGACGCCCTGTCGTTGAGCAGCAACCAGGCCGCCAAGAACACCGGGGTGCAGCTGCTGCTGTTCAGCCAGGCCGTCGCACCGTCCGACCCGGCCTCCGCGTCCGCCCCCCTCAGCGGGGCCGTCGGGCTGTGCGCCGGCGGGCTGCTGGGCGGGCTGTGGATGCTGGCCCGGCCCGCACGGCGCAGGACGCGGGAAGAGGCGGCCGAGGCCGTGGTCCCCGTCGTCGCCGGGGAGTTCGCCTCGCTGCCGGCGCAGGGTGACCACAGCGAGACCAAGGAGAAGGAGTCCGTCCGATGA
- a CDS encoding O-antigen ligase family protein, with amino-acid sequence MSLAVHHSWERPDFGTLLRRHWPLLPLAGTVLALLVPVPAGDATASGKVGPADAASLLLVFVCAVQVLRGRVRPLTPLGVLVLGLPAVGLAVSTVTAGDPYAALPGFVRYLQVFVLVPAAIVLLVRDASEFRLAAGCFVVLGLMQGAVGVVQFATHTGASYQGEDIRAVGTFGPGDVMGMATVVAYGLVAATAAALAPGLPARLRRLSGAAALALTLPLVLSFSRGAWIATFAAAVLVMGLAGIRRALKVLLALAAVGVVLVGGLGVGSEMVAERLTSITQVSDAPDQSVTDRYTMWAAAESMWRERPAVGVGLKGFPANRDSHSGLALSSGSDTAGAGQAFIRQPLLSPHNMYLLVLSEQGLIGLVALAGGWAALLVAGLRRCVTGGAALRDCGLVATGLLVWQLTDFLYADIGGPSTVLTGVIIGLAAWWALPSGDEPGRFAPEGAAGR; translated from the coding sequence ATGAGCCTTGCCGTGCACCACTCCTGGGAACGCCCGGACTTCGGGACCCTGCTGCGGCGCCACTGGCCGCTGCTGCCGCTGGCCGGGACCGTACTGGCCCTGCTCGTTCCGGTGCCGGCGGGTGACGCGACCGCCTCCGGGAAGGTCGGGCCGGCCGACGCCGCCTCCCTGCTGCTCGTGTTCGTCTGCGCGGTCCAGGTGCTACGGGGGCGTGTGCGGCCCCTGACCCCGCTCGGGGTGCTGGTCCTGGGCCTGCCCGCAGTCGGGCTCGCCGTCTCCACCGTGACCGCGGGGGACCCGTACGCGGCCCTGCCCGGCTTCGTGCGCTACCTCCAGGTGTTCGTGCTGGTCCCGGCGGCCATCGTGCTGCTGGTGCGCGACGCCTCGGAGTTCCGGCTGGCCGCCGGGTGCTTCGTGGTGCTGGGGCTGATGCAGGGCGCGGTGGGCGTGGTGCAGTTCGCCACCCACACCGGGGCCTCGTACCAGGGCGAGGACATCCGCGCGGTGGGCACCTTCGGCCCCGGCGACGTGATGGGCATGGCCACGGTCGTCGCCTACGGGCTGGTCGCCGCCACGGCCGCGGCGCTCGCGCCGGGACTTCCGGCGCGGCTGCGCAGGCTCTCCGGCGCGGCCGCGCTGGCACTGACGCTGCCGCTGGTGCTCTCCTTCAGCCGGGGCGCGTGGATCGCGACCTTCGCCGCGGCCGTCCTGGTGATGGGGCTGGCCGGGATCCGGCGGGCCCTGAAGGTGCTCCTCGCGCTGGCCGCGGTGGGCGTGGTGCTGGTGGGCGGGCTCGGCGTCGGCTCCGAGATGGTCGCGGAGCGGCTGACCTCGATCACCCAGGTCTCCGACGCCCCCGACCAGTCGGTGACCGACCGGTACACGATGTGGGCCGCCGCCGAATCGATGTGGCGCGAGCGGCCGGCGGTGGGCGTCGGCCTGAAGGGCTTCCCGGCCAACCGGGACTCGCACTCCGGGCTGGCGCTCTCCTCGGGCAGCGACACCGCGGGCGCCGGCCAGGCCTTCATCCGCCAGCCGCTGCTGTCCCCGCACAACATGTACCTGCTGGTGCTGAGCGAGCAGGGGCTGATCGGGCTGGTCGCGCTGGCCGGCGGCTGGGCGGCGCTGCTGGTCGCGGGCCTGCGCAGGTGCGTGACGGGCGGAGCTGCCCTGCGGGACTGCGGGCTGGTCGCCACCGGCCTCCTGGTGTGGCAGCTGACCGACTTCCTCTACGCGGACATCGGCGGCCCGTCGACCGTCCTGACCGGAGTGATCATCGGCCTGGCCGCCTGGTGGGCCCTGCCCTCCGGTGACGAGCCGGGGCGGTTCGCCCCTGAGGGTGCGGCCGGCCGGTGA